A region from the Halosolutus gelatinilyticus genome encodes:
- a CDS encoding DUF5794 domain-containing protein yields the protein MSASRHPVALRLERIVGGDARLLALVMMLPLVDGIFPALILAGALDGPMGAIQVGLLIFGGSATVAVILAEMSGTPREQAGIVLLVGVPLILLAAVQAALAPAIESVVDIVIFERFAALVIAAIAAKTASATIGDYLPSPVTIIGLGLVASLDPTGASIVVMDDPVLVAHATLAAAVGVAFALSIALGGPYLREYMDIDRFRFGSAVALGLLPLSLLGMAFGQAPLAALLVAAVFALDIPFGRGSDASDSSDSQKSPAPADPGDMPSVPRGSAESSVADGGSRSPSSFVPAVGTGPLTDGGDSDGSSTIDAIDSAIRSSVGASNEDDADDVDARKDEDANDGVEEGPYPGDDSTETEGRAPWL from the coding sequence ATGAGTGCGTCTCGACACCCGGTCGCCCTTCGTCTCGAGCGGATAGTCGGCGGTGACGCGAGGCTGTTAGCGCTGGTGATGATGCTGCCGTTAGTCGACGGCATTTTCCCCGCATTGATCCTCGCGGGCGCGCTCGACGGCCCGATGGGCGCGATCCAGGTCGGCCTGCTGATCTTCGGCGGGAGCGCGACCGTCGCGGTAATCCTCGCCGAGATGAGCGGCACGCCCCGCGAACAGGCGGGGATCGTCTTGCTCGTCGGCGTCCCGCTGATCCTGCTCGCGGCTGTGCAGGCGGCGCTCGCACCGGCGATCGAGAGCGTCGTCGACATCGTTATCTTCGAGCGGTTCGCCGCGCTCGTGATCGCCGCCATCGCGGCCAAGACCGCGAGCGCGACGATCGGCGACTACCTGCCCAGTCCCGTCACCATCATCGGACTCGGACTAGTTGCAAGCCTCGACCCAACCGGCGCCTCGATCGTCGTGATGGACGACCCGGTCCTCGTCGCGCACGCGACGCTCGCGGCGGCGGTCGGCGTCGCCTTCGCGCTCTCGATCGCGCTCGGCGGCCCGTACCTGCGCGAGTACATGGATATCGATCGGTTCCGCTTCGGCAGCGCGGTCGCGCTCGGCCTGCTCCCGCTGTCGCTGCTCGGGATGGCGTTCGGCCAGGCCCCGCTGGCGGCGCTGCTGGTCGCGGCCGTCTTCGCCCTCGACATCCCGTTCGGTCGAGGGTCGGACGCCTCCGACTCTTCTGACTCTCAGAAGTCGCCGGCACCGGCCGACCCCGGCGATATGCCGTCCGTGCCGCGCGGCTCCGCCGAGTCGTCGGTCGCCGACGGCGGCTCGCGATCGCCCTCGTCGTTCGTCCCCGCCGTCGGTACCGGCCCGCTCACGGACGGCGGCGATTCCGACGGCTCGTCGACGATCGACGCGATCGATTCGGCGATCCGATCGTCTGTCGGTGCCAGTAACGAGGACGATGCGGATGACGTCGACGCGCGCAAGGACGAGGACGCAAACGACGGCGTCGAGGAGGGGCCGTACCCCGGCGACGACAGCACGGAGACCGAAGGCCGAGCTCCGTGGCTGTGA
- a CDS encoding response regulator: protein MTAADERIDDENRGDPIDILLIEPNPGDTRLFEENLRNAKFMNDFYSVTNGEEALDFLHQRGEYADAPQIDLVLLEPRLPGKNGEDVLAELDEEPSLRDVPVIMLTGSETGTEIAKSNGLDADFFVQKPMGADDFLEFVQEVEELWLAIVDASESRSDADSE from the coding sequence ATGACTGCAGCGGACGAGCGGATCGACGACGAGAACCGGGGCGATCCGATCGACATTCTGTTGATCGAACCGAATCCGGGCGACACCCGCCTCTTCGAGGAAAACCTCAGAAACGCCAAGTTCATGAACGACTTTTATTCCGTCACCAACGGCGAGGAGGCCCTCGATTTTCTTCATCAACGCGGCGAGTATGCGGATGCGCCGCAAATCGACCTGGTTTTACTCGAACCGCGCCTTCCCGGCAAGAACGGCGAAGACGTACTCGCCGAATTAGACGAGGAACCGTCTCTGCGCGACGTCCCTGTCATCATGTTGACGGGGTCGGAGACGGGGACCGAGATCGCGAAATCCAACGGGCTCGACGCCGACTTCTTCGTCCAGAAGCCGATGGGCGCCGACGATTTCCTCGAGTTCGTCCAGGAAGTCGAAGAACTGTGGCTCGCTATCGTCGACGCGTCCGAATCGAGATCGGACGCGGACAGCGAATAA
- a CDS encoding ATP-binding protein — protein MTSSPRSGVDSGVHERIRQQEVVAELGQQALRTDDLGQLMHDATVAVAETLDSEYATVLELCPSGDEVVLRQGVGWRDGLAGSATVPADRDTHAGYTLRSEQPIIVDDLRTEGRFSGSELLTSRGVVSGISVVIGSVEEPCGVLETHTTDRREFDEHDANFVQSIANVLASAIENEVAHSRLREIHGRITNGILALNENWEFTHVNQQAETILGRSADELLGTNIWETFPEVTGTEFEARYREAMANQESVSFEAYYPTLDTWFEEHVYPSETGLSVYFRDVTEQKQIEAELEEIYGRISDAFFALDEEWRFTHLNERAHELINPKGRSLTGKNMWTEFPDAAERKFKSQYERAMYEQETVSFEEYYPEPLNTWFEVRAYPSETGLSVYFRDVSDRKEREAEHAAMVRELQESEERLRLALKAGEMGTWELDLQTENAPIRSPQHDRIFGYEEPLEDWNFKTFLEHVHPNDREEVTRRFEDAFEAGKWEFECRIKRVDGEQRVIAAQGEFYFDSEGEPVRAVGVVQDVTDRHERERKLERLVEQLEESNQRLEQFAYAASHDLQEPLRMVSSYLQLLERRYAGELDEDAEEFLEFAVDGADRMREMIDGLLEYSRVDTQGDPFEPVDLDATLDETLENLQVKIEENEAEITVEALPRVHGDESQLQQLFQNLLSNALEYSGDEPPRIHVEADRRGPNWRLSVHDEGIGIDPDDHDRVFEVFQRLHSREEHSGTGIGLALCQRIVERHGGRIWVESEPDAGTTFSFTLPAIDS, from the coding sequence ATGACTTCATCTCCGCGATCGGGTGTGGACTCGGGGGTCCACGAACGCATCCGTCAGCAGGAGGTCGTCGCTGAACTCGGACAGCAGGCACTCCGGACTGACGACCTCGGTCAGCTGATGCACGACGCCACCGTCGCCGTCGCCGAGACGCTCGACAGCGAATACGCAACGGTGCTCGAGTTGTGTCCCAGCGGCGACGAGGTCGTTCTCAGACAGGGGGTCGGCTGGCGCGACGGACTCGCCGGCTCGGCGACGGTGCCGGCCGATCGGGACACGCACGCGGGATACACGCTCCGCTCCGAGCAGCCGATTATCGTCGACGATCTCCGGACGGAGGGGCGATTTTCCGGTTCCGAACTGCTCACCAGTCGCGGCGTCGTCAGCGGGATCAGCGTCGTCATCGGCTCCGTCGAGGAACCGTGTGGGGTCCTGGAAACGCACACGACCGACCGTCGAGAGTTCGACGAACACGACGCGAACTTCGTCCAGAGCATCGCGAACGTCCTCGCATCGGCGATCGAAAACGAAGTGGCACACAGCCGACTGCGAGAGATCCACGGTCGAATCACCAACGGAATCCTGGCGCTGAACGAGAACTGGGAGTTCACCCACGTCAATCAGCAGGCTGAGACGATCCTCGGCCGCAGTGCCGACGAGTTGCTGGGGACGAACATCTGGGAGACGTTCCCCGAGGTCACCGGCACTGAGTTCGAAGCGCGGTACCGCGAGGCGATGGCGAATCAGGAGTCCGTTTCGTTCGAAGCGTACTATCCCACGCTCGACACGTGGTTCGAGGAGCACGTCTACCCGTCCGAGACGGGTCTGTCGGTATACTTCCGGGACGTCACCGAGCAAAAGCAGATCGAGGCGGAACTCGAGGAGATTTACGGACGCATCTCGGACGCCTTCTTCGCGCTCGACGAGGAGTGGCGGTTCACTCACCTGAACGAACGCGCACACGAGTTGATCAACCCCAAGGGCCGGTCGCTGACCGGAAAGAACATGTGGACGGAGTTCCCCGACGCGGCCGAACGAAAGTTCAAATCCCAGTACGAGCGGGCGATGTACGAACAGGAAACCGTCTCCTTCGAGGAGTACTACCCTGAGCCGCTGAACACGTGGTTCGAAGTGCGAGCGTATCCCTCGGAGACCGGGCTGTCCGTCTACTTCAGGGACGTCTCCGATCGCAAGGAGCGTGAAGCCGAGCACGCGGCGATGGTCCGCGAGTTACAGGAGAGCGAAGAACGGTTGCGACTCGCGCTCAAAGCCGGCGAGATGGGCACGTGGGAACTCGATCTGCAAACCGAGAACGCGCCGATCCGGTCGCCGCAGCACGATCGGATCTTCGGGTACGAGGAGCCACTCGAGGACTGGAACTTCAAGACCTTCCTCGAGCACGTCCACCCGAACGATCGCGAGGAGGTGACGCGGCGATTCGAGGACGCGTTCGAGGCGGGAAAGTGGGAGTTCGAGTGCCGTATCAAGCGCGTCGACGGTGAACAGCGGGTGATCGCCGCCCAGGGGGAGTTCTACTTCGACAGCGAGGGTGAGCCGGTTCGCGCGGTGGGCGTGGTGCAGGACGTCACCGATCGGCACGAACGCGAACGGAAACTCGAACGACTCGTCGAACAGCTCGAGGAGTCCAACCAGCGCTTAGAGCAGTTCGCGTACGCCGCTTCCCACGACCTGCAGGAACCGTTGCGGATGGTTTCGAGCTACCTCCAGCTCCTGGAGCGACGGTACGCCGGCGAGCTCGACGAGGACGCTGAGGAGTTCCTCGAGTTTGCCGTCGACGGCGCCGATCGGATGCGCGAGATGATCGACGGCCTCCTCGAGTACTCGCGGGTCGACACGCAGGGCGATCCGTTCGAACCGGTCGACCTGGACGCGACGCTCGACGAGACGCTCGAAAACCTGCAAGTGAAGATCGAGGAGAACGAGGCCGAGATCACGGTCGAAGCGCTTCCTCGCGTCCACGGCGACGAGAGCCAACTGCAACAACTGTTCCAGAACCTCCTGTCGAACGCGCTCGAGTACAGCGGCGACGAGCCGCCTCGGATTCACGTCGAAGCCGATCGACGAGGGCCGAACTGGCGACTCTCGGTCCACGACGAGGGGATCGGGATCGATCCCGACGATCACGACCGGGTCTTCGAGGTGTTCCAGCGGCTCCACAGTCGCGAGGAGCACTCCGGGACCGGCATCGGATTAGCGCTCTGTCAGCGGATCGTCGAACGACACGGCGGACGCATCTGGGTCGAGTCGGAACCCGACGCGGGGACGACGTTCTCGTTCACGCTGCCGGCGATCGACTCATAG
- a CDS encoding response regulator, with amino-acid sequence MTSAGDATEGGAEDEIDILLVEPNPGDSRLFTETFRDAKLRNIVHTVSDGERALEFVSQHGDYEDAPRPDIILLEPKLPGTTGMELLSELKNEPALRDVHVVVLTSSDTGEEIVRSHGIEADEYLRKPVTTAEFIEFVREVEEFWFAIVKTEDTD; translated from the coding sequence ATGACTTCCGCCGGCGATGCAACCGAAGGCGGTGCCGAAGACGAGATCGACATCCTGCTGGTCGAACCGAATCCCGGCGACAGCCGCCTCTTCACCGAGACCTTTCGAGACGCGAAGCTCAGGAATATCGTTCATACCGTCTCCGACGGCGAGCGTGCGCTCGAGTTCGTCTCCCAGCACGGCGACTACGAAGACGCACCACGGCCGGACATCATCCTACTGGAACCGAAGCTTCCCGGAACAACTGGGATGGAGCTGCTCTCCGAGCTGAAAAACGAACCCGCGTTACGCGACGTTCACGTCGTCGTCCTCACCAGTTCCGACACCGGCGAAGAGATCGTACGATCCCACGGCATCGAGGCGGACGAGTACCTTCGGAAACCCGTAACGACCGCGGAGTTCATCGAGTTCGTCCGGGAGGTCGAGGAGTTCTGGTTCGCGATCGTCAAAACCGAGGATACCGACTGA
- a CDS encoding enoyl-CoA hydratase/isomerase family protein: MSWETVQLDWNDAVATVTVDRPDALNALNEPTLEAMAEAIAEAEAKEARALVLTGAGDSAFIAGADIAHMQDLSVAEAQSWGDLGHAVADALESFPAPTIAAVNGYAFGGGCEMALACDLRVASESAVIGNTEIDLGIIPGWGATQRLPRLVGAETARRMIFLGERLDAESAAEAGLFGEVVPDEELEDVVDELASRIAAKPSVAMRTAKQSLNYSHEAPRSAALEYEKRAFASLFGTHDQREGMTAFVEDREPEFE, encoded by the coding sequence ATGTCATGGGAGACAGTCCAGCTCGACTGGAACGATGCCGTTGCAACAGTGACCGTCGATCGCCCGGACGCGCTCAACGCGTTGAACGAGCCGACGCTGGAAGCGATGGCCGAGGCGATCGCTGAAGCGGAGGCAAAGGAGGCTCGCGCGCTCGTGCTTACCGGCGCGGGTGATTCGGCGTTCATCGCGGGTGCGGACATCGCCCACATGCAGGACCTGTCGGTCGCGGAGGCGCAGTCGTGGGGCGATCTCGGTCACGCGGTCGCCGACGCGCTCGAGTCGTTCCCCGCGCCGACGATCGCGGCGGTCAACGGCTACGCCTTCGGCGGCGGGTGCGAGATGGCGCTGGCCTGCGACCTTCGCGTGGCGAGCGAGTCGGCCGTGATCGGCAACACGGAGATCGACCTGGGGATCATTCCGGGCTGGGGCGCGACGCAGCGACTCCCGCGGCTCGTCGGCGCCGAGACTGCGAGGCGGATGATCTTCCTCGGCGAACGCCTCGACGCCGAGAGCGCCGCCGAGGCCGGCCTGTTCGGCGAGGTGGTTCCCGACGAGGAACTCGAGGACGTCGTCGACGAGCTAGCGTCCCGAATCGCCGCGAAGCCGTCGGTCGCGATGCGGACGGCCAAACAGTCGCTCAACTACTCGCACGAAGCGCCCCGGTCGGCCGCGCTGGAGTACGAAAAACGCGCGTTCGCCAGCCTCTTCGGGACGCACGACCAGCGCGAAGGGATGACGGCGTTCGTGGAGGATCGGGAGCCGGAATTCGAGTGA
- a CDS encoding helix-turn-helix domain-containing protein produces MTTVVELEVPADRLGAARAFDRVPSFELRIGGIIGTSPPLVWTSGPDRLTIKRALESDPSVEVLASLTDGTGRETDDDCWLFQLEFGDDMKLFQQIVSESDGTILAAHGQDGRWSLKLLFTDHKRVSECHDRFAQYDFRVTVTRVSGTNDITSARTPLTSTQYEAIYKAYELGYFDVPRRITLEELADELDVSHQALSERLRRSHAALVDAELSAGMTPLQSDP; encoded by the coding sequence ATGACAACGGTCGTCGAACTCGAAGTTCCGGCGGATCGACTCGGTGCCGCTCGGGCGTTCGATCGGGTTCCGTCGTTCGAGCTGCGGATCGGCGGCATTATCGGCACGTCGCCGCCGCTCGTCTGGACGTCGGGACCCGATCGCCTGACGATCAAACGAGCGCTCGAGTCGGATCCGTCAGTCGAGGTGCTCGCGAGTCTGACCGACGGAACCGGGAGGGAGACGGACGACGACTGTTGGTTGTTCCAGCTCGAATTCGGCGACGACATGAAATTATTCCAGCAGATCGTCTCGGAGAGCGACGGTACTATTCTCGCGGCGCACGGGCAGGACGGGCGGTGGTCGCTGAAACTGCTCTTTACCGATCACAAGCGCGTCTCCGAGTGCCACGATCGGTTCGCCCAGTACGATTTCCGGGTCACCGTGACGCGAGTCAGCGGGACGAACGACATCACGAGCGCGCGGACGCCGCTGACGAGCACCCAGTACGAGGCGATCTACAAGGCCTACGAACTCGGCTACTTCGACGTTCCGCGGCGGATCACGCTGGAAGAACTCGCGGACGAACTGGACGTCTCCCACCAGGCGCTGTCGGAACGGCTCCGCCGAAGTCACGCGGCGCTGGTCGATGCGGAACTCTCGGCGGGAATGACGCCGCTCCAGTCGGACCCCTGA
- a CDS encoding GNAT family N-acetyltransferase, with amino-acid sequence MTFSESLEFGHADRKAIYEHVERHGAVDPNDVRDRLGIDPSGFRHHVAILKRDGRLEETDGRLRVTIEAGAEEEYVSEDLEFHIRPARQEDLSGIVGAIRQVAEERTYIEAESVADEVDHEETLLRHNELESRMFFVATVDDEVVGWVHLHAPELEKLSHTAELTVGVVEGYRGHGIGSHLLSRGLEWAGSNGYEKVYQSVPSTNDDAIAFLEAHDWETEAVREDHYKLNGDYVDEVMMAVEL; translated from the coding sequence ATGACTTTCAGCGAATCTCTCGAGTTCGGTCACGCGGATCGCAAGGCGATCTACGAGCACGTCGAACGCCACGGCGCCGTCGACCCCAACGACGTCCGGGATCGACTCGGAATCGATCCGAGCGGGTTCCGCCACCACGTGGCGATCCTCAAGCGCGACGGGCGGCTCGAGGAGACCGATGGACGGCTTCGCGTGACGATCGAGGCGGGAGCCGAAGAGGAGTATGTCTCGGAGGACCTCGAGTTCCACATCCGGCCGGCCAGACAGGAGGACCTCTCGGGGATCGTCGGCGCGATCCGGCAGGTCGCCGAGGAGCGAACTTACATCGAAGCGGAGAGCGTCGCCGACGAGGTCGATCACGAGGAAACGCTGCTCCGACACAACGAACTCGAGTCGCGGATGTTCTTCGTCGCGACCGTCGACGACGAGGTGGTCGGCTGGGTCCACCTCCACGCGCCCGAACTGGAGAAACTCTCGCACACCGCCGAACTCACGGTAGGCGTCGTCGAAGGCTATCGGGGTCACGGCATCGGTTCGCACCTCCTCTCGCGAGGGCTCGAGTGGGCGGGCTCGAACGGCTATGAAAAGGTCTACCAGAGCGTCCCCTCGACGAACGACGACGCGATCGCGTTCCTCGAAGCGCACGACTGGGAGACCGAAGCGGTCCGCGAGGATCACTACAAACTCAACGGCGACTACGTCGACGAAGTGATGATGGCGGTCGAACTGTAA
- a CDS encoding DUF2267 domain-containing protein, translated as MEYADFIGEVQHRAQLDSREAALSVSRATLTTLSERIDPGQAENLGAQLPEELGRFLEEVDDVERFDFDEFVDRVAERERVGEEDPAEAAFHAQTVMDIVEEAVTEGALRDVKDQLPDDEGYGNLFEIAESEESPT; from the coding sequence ATGGAGTACGCTGACTTCATCGGAGAGGTACAGCACCGCGCACAGCTCGACTCCCGGGAGGCCGCCTTGAGCGTCTCACGGGCGACGTTGACGACGCTCTCCGAACGCATCGATCCGGGGCAGGCGGAGAACCTCGGCGCGCAACTCCCCGAGGAACTCGGTCGCTTCCTAGAGGAGGTCGACGACGTCGAACGGTTCGACTTCGACGAGTTCGTCGATCGGGTCGCCGAACGCGAGAGGGTCGGCGAGGAGGACCCGGCAGAAGCCGCGTTCCACGCGCAGACGGTCATGGACATCGTCGAGGAAGCCGTCACGGAAGGCGCCCTCCGGGACGTGAAAGATCAGCTACCGGACGATGAAGGCTACGGGAACCTGTTCGAGATCGCCGAATCCGAAGAAAGCCCGACGTAA
- a CDS encoding redox-regulated ATPase YchF gives MLSIALAGKPNAGKSTFYTATTMADVDVANYPFTTIDANRGVSYVRTECPCLDRDERCNADNCEDGKRYVPIELIDVAGLVPGAHEGKGLGNQFLDELTNADVIVNVIDASGGTNEKGEPVDIGAHDPMEDIDFVEEEMDLWLAGIVDRNWESIERKSRSPDFDIDDALSEMLSGFGASPTQIATVLRDLDYPEDPIQWEDEHREALARDVRRRTKPIVVAANKIDVAPAENVEQLLDLDKPVIPTTAEGELALRRAADNGLVEYDPGDETIEIGDGVSDAQREALEGLAETMAEYGGTGVQSALDYAVYDLLDHLTAYPVEDASKWSDGSGNILPDAFLLPRGSTPVDLAYSVHSDIGDGYLHAVDARSNREVSDSYELEEGDVIKIVSTN, from the coding sequence ATGCTCTCGATCGCGCTTGCCGGAAAGCCGAACGCCGGCAAGTCCACGTTTTACACGGCGACGACCATGGCGGACGTCGACGTCGCCAACTATCCGTTCACGACGATCGACGCCAACCGGGGGGTGAGCTACGTCCGGACCGAGTGCCCCTGCCTCGACCGCGACGAGCGCTGCAACGCCGACAACTGCGAGGACGGCAAGCGCTACGTCCCGATCGAACTGATCGACGTCGCGGGACTGGTTCCCGGCGCCCACGAGGGGAAGGGCCTGGGCAACCAGTTCCTCGACGAACTGACGAACGCGGACGTGATCGTCAACGTGATCGACGCCTCCGGCGGGACGAACGAGAAGGGCGAACCCGTCGACATCGGCGCCCACGATCCGATGGAGGACATCGACTTCGTCGAGGAGGAGATGGACCTCTGGCTCGCGGGGATCGTCGATCGCAACTGGGAGTCGATCGAACGCAAGTCCCGGTCGCCGGATTTCGACATCGACGACGCCCTCTCGGAGATGCTCTCCGGCTTCGGCGCCTCGCCGACCCAGATCGCGACCGTCCTCCGCGACCTCGACTACCCCGAGGACCCGATCCAGTGGGAGGACGAGCACCGCGAGGCGCTCGCGCGGGACGTTCGCCGGCGCACCAAACCGATCGTCGTCGCGGCGAACAAGATCGACGTCGCGCCCGCGGAGAACGTCGAACAACTGCTCGACCTCGACAAGCCCGTCATCCCGACCACTGCCGAGGGCGAACTCGCGCTCAGACGCGCGGCGGACAACGGCCTCGTCGAGTACGATCCCGGCGACGAGACGATCGAGATCGGCGACGGCGTCAGCGACGCCCAGCGCGAGGCCCTGGAGGGGCTGGCCGAGACGATGGCCGAGTACGGCGGCACGGGCGTCCAGTCGGCGCTCGATTACGCCGTCTACGACCTGCTCGATCACCTCACCGCCTACCCGGTCGAGGACGCCTCGAAGTGGTCCGACGGCAGCGGCAATATCCTGCCGGACGCGTTCCTGCTCCCGCGGGGCTCGACGCCCGTCGACCTCGCGTACTCGGTCCACTCCGACATCGGCGACGGCTACCTCCACGCGGTCGACGCCCGATCGAATCGGGAGGTCAGCGACAGCTACGAACTCGAGGAGGGAGACGTGATCAAGATCGTCTCGACGAACTAA
- a CDS encoding HalOD1 output domain-containing protein translates to METADRSESNSARRTVQFRRDWSTTAPSHAVLEALAIVEDTTLLALRDELGTALYDYVDPEALDAIIGSGRSTPIELSFEVQHLRVTIATDGRLVVSTTRE, encoded by the coding sequence ATGGAAACCGCCGATCGGAGCGAATCAAACAGCGCGCGTCGAACGGTGCAGTTCCGCCGCGACTGGTCGACGACGGCGCCGAGTCACGCCGTCCTCGAGGCGCTCGCGATCGTCGAAGACACGACGCTACTGGCGCTCCGGGACGAGCTCGGCACCGCGCTGTACGATTACGTCGATCCCGAGGCGCTCGACGCGATAATCGGGAGCGGCCGATCCACGCCGATCGAACTCTCGTTCGAGGTACAGCACCTTCGTGTGACGATCGCAACCGACGGCAGACTCGTCGTCAGCACGACGCGCGAGTGA
- a CDS encoding UbiA family prenyltransferase has product MSLARRGTGAGATALAYWSQVHPVFMLPPLAASLFGAILADAFDPTVATVHVAAMFAAVYTAHLKDGYVDFYDRGEDDDHPLTARGCRVGLALSTAAFACCCALLFVLVGPIAVALALPTWAIAYLHAPQLDTNPVTATIGYPLGIALSLLGGFYVQAETIAPVPLGFAVVFLVLLSGIKVIDDAQDYDYDRSIRKRTVAVAVGPGRAYSVAYGLMATALLIVVAFAVARVFPPTAVLAALAFGAVAIAARRAGPEIATMLLIRGSYVFLAVLVAAVWFEPLASIG; this is encoded by the coding sequence ATGTCCCTCGCGAGACGCGGGACCGGTGCCGGGGCGACGGCGCTGGCGTACTGGTCGCAGGTCCATCCCGTGTTCATGCTGCCGCCGCTGGCCGCGTCCCTGTTCGGCGCGATTCTCGCGGACGCGTTCGATCCGACCGTCGCGACGGTCCACGTCGCCGCGATGTTCGCGGCCGTGTACACGGCCCACCTCAAGGACGGCTACGTCGACTTCTACGATCGCGGCGAGGACGACGATCACCCGCTGACCGCGCGGGGCTGTCGCGTCGGGCTCGCGCTCTCGACGGCCGCGTTCGCCTGCTGTTGCGCCCTGCTGTTCGTCCTCGTCGGCCCGATCGCCGTCGCGCTCGCGCTCCCGACGTGGGCGATCGCCTACCTCCACGCGCCGCAACTCGATACGAACCCGGTGACCGCGACGATCGGCTACCCCCTCGGGATCGCGCTGTCGCTGCTCGGCGGCTTCTACGTGCAGGCCGAAACGATCGCGCCCGTTCCGCTCGGGTTCGCGGTCGTCTTCCTCGTGCTCCTCTCGGGAATCAAAGTGATCGACGACGCGCAGGATTACGACTACGATCGATCGATCCGGAAACGAACGGTCGCCGTGGCCGTCGGTCCCGGACGGGCCTACTCGGTCGCGTACGGGCTCATGGCGACGGCTCTGCTGATCGTCGTCGCGTTCGCCGTCGCCAGGGTGTTCCCGCCGACGGCCGTGCTCGCGGCGCTCGCGTTCGGCGCGGTCGCGATCGCCGCTCGTCGGGCGGGACCGGAGATCGCGACGATGCTGCTCATTCGCGGCTCGTACGTCTTTCTCGCCGTCTTGGTCGCCGCCGTGTGGTTCGAACCGCTCGCGTCGATCGGCTGA